The following proteins come from a genomic window of Cervus canadensis isolate Bull #8, Minnesota chromosome 3, ASM1932006v1, whole genome shotgun sequence:
- the LOC122438238 gene encoding ferritin light chain-like, with the protein MSSQIRQNYSTEVEAAVNRLVNMQLRASYTYLSPGFYFDRDDVALEGVGHFCRELAKEKRDGAERLLKLQNQRGGRALFLDVQQPSQDEWGETQDAMEATLLLEKNLNQALLDLHGLASARGDPHICDLLENYALDEEVKLIKKMGDHLTNLRRLAGPQAGLGEYLFERLTLKHD; encoded by the coding sequence ATGAGCTCCCAGATTCGTCAGAATTATTCTACCGAGGTGGAGGCCGCCGTCAACCGCCTGGTTAACATGCAACTGCGGGCCTCCTACACCTACCTCTCTCCGGGCTTCTATTTCGACCGCGACGATGTGGCTCTGGAGGGTGTGGGTCACTTTTGTCGCGAATTGGCCAAGGAGAAGCGCGACGGGGCAGAGCGTCTCTTGAAACTGCAAAACCAGCGTGGCGGCCGCGCCCTCTTCCTGGACGTGCAGCAGCCATCTCAAGATGAGTGGGGTGAAACCCAGGACGCTATGGAAGCCACCCTTCTCCTAGAGAAGAACCTGAATCAAGCCCTGTTGGATCTGCATGGCCTGGCTTCTGCCCGCGGAGACCCCCACATCTGTGATTTGCTGGAGAACTACGCCCTAGATGAGGAAGTGAAACTCATCAAGAAGATGGGTGACCACCTGACCAACCTCCGCAGGCTGGCTGGTCCCCAGGCTGGGTTGGGCGAGTATCTCTTCGAGAGGCTCACCCTCAAGCACGACTAG